The sequence below is a genomic window from Nicotiana tomentosiformis chromosome 6, ASM39032v3, whole genome shotgun sequence.
tgttaatcatcttcatggccttaaggtaagaaacaaacctaccctttggcaccacatcCTCCCCCTTacattcaatcactgactcatttggaaattcaaacctaacagttctggttcttTAATCAAGCTTAgcgaaacatgaataaagccaatttattcccattattacatcaaaatcaaccatccccaattcgaGGAGATAAACCATGGTGTCCCCACCacgcaccatgacaacacaatccctataaacccgcgcggccacaatagacttgCCAATCGGAGTAGATGCAAAGAACGGCTCAtggagctgttccggttctatcaaaaattccatagcaacatagggagtaacatatgacaaagtggaaccgggatcaataagagcatacacatcatgagatctgatggtcaatatacctatgagaacatctggagaagcctctgaatcccgACGCCTccacatagcataaaatctgttggttcctcccgaactctgtgcaccaattccagctgcaccacgccctgcgggtgctgagatgtctcgagctggaggaggtccTGTGGATGTAGTAGTTACAGAACTAGCTGGCTGCACCGCACCTCTGCCCATGATCTGGCGGGACGAGTGACAAttcctctgaatgtgacccctcacaccgcACCCATAgaatataggtaggtccatgaagcagacCCCAAAGTGAATCTTCCCACATTTatggcatgggggcctccgctactgctggaatctccctccaggcTGGCCCTGCTGATGAGGCTCCctattgccctgactgggccttgatggtggtgcactcatcgaagactgagcgaatgattgagatggccctgatgaccctccctttAATGCCGACTTACCCCCACCACCATCGGAAGAACCACAAAACTTGTCCGCGGACCGGACCTTGCTGCTACCCTCACGATCCCTTCTATTTTTCAGTTTATGGTCCTCtatagcttgagcaaatgccaccatcttcccatagttaatattagaattcaaggcagctatatcggcctcattaataaccaaggggctaaggccctgcacaaaccggcacaCCCTAGCATCCATAGttggcaacatgtgaatagcatacttggacaggcgcacaaattccatatggtactcccacacattcatgctACCCTGCTTCAGATTCTCTAACTCAGCGGCACATgccgccttagtctcggcaggcaagaaatgatccataaaggcatcggtAAACTCCCTCCACCTCGCCGGAGAGATCctctcctcacgggactcctcccacatctcaaaccaagaataggcacccctttcaggtggtaggaggccaactccactccttctgtctcagtagcacgcataactcggagagttttGTGcctctcatcaatgaagtcctggggtccTCCTCAGAATctgtacctgtgaacactggaggatctaactggagAAACctattcaccctggaactagcgaAATCCCCTGACTGACTAGAAAAAGTAGGTGCAACATTTTATCTCTGGGCCTGGGAGGCCACTATCCGAGCCAAAATCTGTATGGCTCTCCTAAGATCCCTATCAGATATATCGGGACCGGAAGCTGgtgctggaggtggaactggaatatcagttggagggaccgttgcaccttcagtaggtgaAGGAACTGGTGCAGTTTGAGCAAGAATAGAAGATTCGGTGGTGTAGtaattgggggaatatcctcacccctagggtgctcacccgcatcatcaaatatcgAATCAACTGACACTCCTGAGGcgacattggctccttggccagttcttgtcttcttcctaggcgccatgtactgaaagttagagtaaagcacgagttaaaggaggaacagttTTACAATcaactttatcgcacgatcgagaacatcaAAGAACAGTATTATTCCTAAGTGCCCAAGTAGCTTCCtgattatagatgtggtcgacaatacaccgataagaaggactctactagaaacggctccgagacatcctaggacactataaaaccttaggctttgatactAACTttatcatgccccgacctcgggaagcgcgaccgatgctcaaccgagataacctggccaagcaagcctgcacaatgccatctacccaactcacccatgaataaagagaagaatacttttcattaattaacaccaagagggttcatgaacaacactaattccatcaccattagttacttcatttataaagtctcaaaatacacacactttcatagtttgaagtagaAGATGTAACACACATACAACATTACTATCTTGACTTTCCAAATACCAATACCCAACCCACACCATATCCACAAAGCCTCTAATAGAgataaaagagtacaatgatagtgacGACAACAAGGCTCTGGCtttacctcaaaacataataggcacggaacaaaagatgcacaaccccagaatgaagtggggctcaccaagtcagttaggaaaagagtgtactgctatcagtGGCTAATGCCttccgctgtggaaccacctgcatctactaaaaatgcagcgcccccgacaaaagggacgttagtacatgtctaatagtactagtatgaaaaccaaaacatctattcaagaacttggaaataaaaataaatatgataaaTCATGGTAACAATCATAGGGCTTAGATAGCCATAAAAGTGAAAACAGATTTATTAAGAACTTTAATAAAACATATAAATTTCAAGTCGGGAATCCTCTACAACTACTTTTACACagagcggccttgccgcctcaccccaatgtatgcgggtggaggtgcaatcacattaccagaaactctacacaaagaggccccgccgcctcaccccaatgtatgcgggagGAGGTATATTCACAATACTACAACTATACACAAA
It includes:
- the LOC138894212 gene encoding uncharacterized protein; protein product: MGRGAVQPASSVTTTSTGPPPARDISAPAGRGAAGIGAQSSGGTNRFYAMWRRRDSEASPDVLIGILTIRSHDVYALIDPGSTLSYVTPYVAMEFLIEPEQLHEPFFASTPIGKSIVAARVYRDCVVMVRGGDTMVYLLELGMVDFDVIMGINWLYSCFAKLD
- the LOC138894213 gene encoding uncharacterized protein translates to MWEESREERISPARWREFTDAFMDHFLPAETKAACAAELENLKQGSMNVWEYHMEFVRLSKYAIHMLPTMDARVCRFVQGLSPLVINEADIAALNSNINYGKMVAFAQAIEDHKLKNRRDREGSSKVRSADKFCGSSDGGGGKSALKGGSSGPSQSFAQSSMSAPPSRPSQGNREPHQQGQPGGRFQQ